One part of the Oceanihabitans sp. IOP_32 genome encodes these proteins:
- a CDS encoding transposase — MKIQRISELQHEFSFLSATENFDAFYTRFLKSDLGKIYLAIPWKSLVEAFQIKEKAFGSKMIFSPKGRIALMFLKHYTCSSDRKLIEQLNSNIDYQFFCDIHLGFSRITNFKIVSQIRCELAEKLKIDALEKSLYKHWRPHIENKNQITVDATCYESELRYPTPQKLLWEAVDWLYRQLKKICKVLGLKMMRTKYIKWKKRYFGFSKMRRKTNKKRKPLTRALLHLLNKLIGFEKELRTSYKLECRVAYFRRVATIKKVYAQQQQYFETGVSPKNRIVSIAKSYLRPIVRGKEVKSVEFGAKVNKLQIDGISFIEHLNFNAFNEGTRLKKTIYKAQSLTKIKTKIVGADAIYATNMNRKFVTKNNIKTDFKRKGKLPKNYQQEKKLKALIAKERATRLEGSFGNEKEHYHLKKIKAKTKATEKLWIFFGIHTANALEIGRRIQNNLNQMAA; from the coding sequence ATGAAAATACAAAGAATTAGTGAATTACAGCACGAATTTTCATTTTTATCTGCTACTGAAAATTTTGATGCGTTTTATACCCGTTTTTTAAAGAGTGACCTAGGGAAGATTTACTTAGCTATTCCCTGGAAATCTTTAGTCGAAGCTTTTCAGATTAAAGAAAAAGCATTTGGTTCAAAAATGATCTTTAGCCCCAAGGGAAGAATCGCACTGATGTTTTTAAAGCATTACACATGCAGTTCTGATAGGAAGCTGATAGAACAGCTCAATAGTAATATTGATTACCAATTTTTTTGTGATATTCATTTAGGGTTTTCTAGGATTACGAATTTTAAAATAGTTAGTCAAATACGCTGTGAACTGGCAGAAAAACTCAAGATTGACGCATTAGAAAAGTCACTTTATAAACATTGGCGACCCCATATAGAAAATAAAAATCAAATCACAGTTGATGCCACCTGCTATGAGAGCGAGCTCCGTTATCCCACGCCTCAAAAGCTCCTATGGGAAGCTGTAGATTGGTTGTATAGGCAGCTAAAAAAAATCTGTAAGGTTTTAGGTTTAAAAATGATGCGCACCAAGTATATAAAATGGAAAAAGCGCTATTTTGGATTTAGTAAAATGCGCAGAAAAACCAACAAGAAAAGAAAGCCACTTACCAGGGCGTTATTACACCTATTAAATAAGCTTATAGGCTTTGAAAAAGAGCTTCGCACTTCTTATAAACTTGAATGTCGTGTAGCTTATTTTAGAAGAGTCGCTACTATCAAAAAAGTATATGCGCAGCAACAGCAATACTTTGAAACAGGCGTATCACCAAAAAACAGAATAGTAAGTATTGCGAAAAGTTACCTTAGACCAATAGTGAGAGGAAAAGAAGTAAAATCTGTTGAGTTCGGAGCCAAAGTAAACAAGCTGCAAATAGACGGTATCAGCTTTATAGAGCATTTAAATTTCAATGCTTTTAATGAAGGTACAAGATTAAAGAAAACCATTTACAAAGCACAATCGCTTACAAAAATAAAAACAAAAATAGTAGGAGCCGATGCTATTTATGCCACCAATATGAACCGCAAATTTGTTACCAAGAACAATATCAAGACGGACTTCAAGCGTAAAGGCAAGCTTCCTAAAAACTATCAGCAAGAAAAAAAACTCAAAGCATTAATTGCTAAAGAGCGAGCTACTAGGCTAGAAGGTAGTTTTGGAAATGAAAAAGAGCACTATCATCTCAAAAAAATAAAAGCCAAGACGAAAGCTACTGAAAAACTATGGATCTTCTTTGGTATACATACCGCCAATGCTCTGGAAATAGGTAGGAGAATACAAAATAATCTAAACCAGATGGCCGCATAA
- a CDS encoding acyl-CoA carboxylase subunit beta: MDINFNKNEDHNKLLLSELKKRLIKVQQGGGKSRTEKHRSKGKMTARERIDYLLDKKTKAIEIGAFAGDNMYEEYGGCPSGGVVVKMGYVKGKQCIVVANDATVKAGAWFPITAKKNLRAQEIAIENKLPIIYLVDSAGVFLPMQDEIFPDKEHFGRIFRNNAIMSSMGITQIAAVMGSCVAGGAYLPIMSDESIIVDKTGSIFLAGSYLVKAAIGETIDNETLGGATTHCEISGVTDYKAKDDADALDTIKSIIDKIGDFDTAGFNRSQTIDPKEDPQDIYGIIPKSRADQYDMYDIIKRLVDNSEYDEYKAGYGKTIITCYARIEGWAVGIVANQRKLVKTKKGEMQFGGVIYNDSADKATRFIANCNQKKIPLVFLQDVTGFMVGSKSEHGGIIKDGAKMVNAVSNSVVPKFTIIIGNSYGAGNYAMCGKAYDPRLIVAWPSAELAVMSGNSAAKVLLQIEKASLEKQGEEITKEKEDALYEKIKDRYDKQVSPYYAAARIWTDAIIDPLETRTWISMGIEAANHAPIEKPFNLGVLQV; encoded by the coding sequence ATGGATATTAACTTCAATAAAAACGAAGATCACAATAAATTACTGCTTTCTGAATTAAAAAAAAGACTGATAAAAGTTCAACAAGGCGGCGGGAAATCGCGAACTGAAAAACACCGAAGCAAAGGTAAAATGACCGCTAGAGAGCGTATAGACTACCTTTTAGACAAGAAAACAAAAGCAATTGAAATTGGGGCTTTTGCGGGAGACAACATGTACGAAGAATACGGCGGGTGTCCCTCTGGAGGTGTTGTGGTTAAAATGGGATATGTAAAAGGTAAGCAATGCATAGTTGTCGCTAACGATGCTACCGTAAAAGCTGGAGCCTGGTTTCCTATTACTGCAAAAAAGAATTTACGCGCACAAGAAATAGCTATAGAAAATAAACTTCCTATTATTTATTTGGTAGACTCTGCAGGCGTATTTTTACCAATGCAAGACGAGATTTTTCCAGATAAAGAACATTTTGGACGTATTTTTAGAAACAATGCCATAATGAGCAGCATGGGAATCACTCAAATTGCTGCGGTTATGGGTAGTTGCGTTGCGGGAGGTGCTTATTTACCAATTATGAGTGATGAGTCTATAATTGTTGATAAAACAGGAAGTATTTTTCTGGCAGGAAGCTATTTAGTGAAAGCTGCCATTGGTGAAACCATTGATAACGAAACCTTAGGTGGCGCAACAACCCACTGTGAAATTTCTGGAGTAACCGATTATAAAGCCAAAGACGATGCTGATGCTTTAGATACCATTAAAAGTATAATAGATAAAATTGGTGATTTTGATACCGCTGGTTTTAACCGAAGCCAAACGATAGACCCCAAAGAAGACCCGCAAGATATCTACGGTATTATACCGAAGTCTAGAGCAGATCAATACGATATGTATGATATTATAAAGCGGTTGGTTGATAACTCAGAATACGACGAATACAAGGCGGGCTACGGTAAAACTATCATAACCTGTTATGCTAGAATTGAAGGATGGGCCGTTGGCATTGTGGCGAATCAACGTAAATTAGTAAAAACCAAAAAAGGCGAAATGCAATTTGGAGGGGTTATTTACAATGACAGCGCAGATAAGGCCACCCGATTTATTGCCAATTGTAATCAGAAAAAAATACCTCTAGTATTTTTACAAGATGTTACTGGTTTTATGGTTGGAAGCAAGTCTGAACATGGGGGAATCATTAAAGATGGTGCTAAAATGGTTAATGCAGTTAGTAATTCGGTCGTGCCAAAATTCACTATTATTATTGGTAATTCTTATGGAGCCGGAAATTATGCTATGTGCGGAAAAGCATACGACCCCAGATTGATTGTTGCTTGGCCAAGTGCCGAGCTCGCTGTTATGAGTGGTAACTCGGCTGCAAAAGTATTGTTACAGATTGAAAAAGCCTCGTTAGAAAAACAAGGTGAAGAAATCACGAAAGAAAAAGAAGATGCTCTTTATGAAAAAATAAAAGATCGATACGATAAACAAGTATCACCGTATTATGCTGCCGCAAGAATTTGGACTGATGCTATTATCGACCCATTAGAGACCAGAACTTGGATTTCTATGGGAATTGAAGCTGCAAATCACGCTCCAATTGAGAAACCATTTAACCTAGGCGTCTTACAAGTGTAA
- a CDS encoding NADPH-dependent FMN reductase, with protein MKHIITFAGSNSKNSINKALAIYAASLIEDVNIDVLDLNDFELPLFGIDLEEKEGIPARAQDFLKLIKESDGVVLSLAEHNGAYTTAFKNLFDWMSRIDVKVFNGKPMLLMATSPGARGGASVLAMAQERFPCHDSNIVEVFSLPSFSDNFSEGKIINDTLNSDLKAKVETFTKAL; from the coding sequence ATGAAACATATAATTACCTTTGCAGGAAGTAATAGTAAAAATTCTATAAATAAAGCGTTGGCGATTTATGCCGCTAGTTTGATTGAAGATGTAAACATTGATGTTTTAGACTTAAATGATTTTGAATTACCACTTTTTGGAATCGATTTAGAAGAGAAAGAAGGGATTCCAGCGCGCGCGCAAGATTTTTTAAAGTTGATAAAAGAATCTGATGGGGTGGTACTATCTTTAGCCGAACATAATGGGGCTTATACCACGGCGTTTAAAAATTTGTTTGACTGGATGTCTAGAATTGATGTGAAGGTATTTAATGGAAAACCAATGTTACTAATGGCGACATCACCGGGTGCAAGAGGTGGTGCATCGGTATTAGCTATGGCGCAAGAACGCTTTCCTTGCCATGACTCTAATATTGTTGAAGTGTTTTCGTTACCTTCTTTTTCAGATAATTTTTCAGAAGGAAAAATCATCAACGATACTTTGAATTCTGATTTAAAAGCGAAAGTAGAAACGTTTACAAAAGCCTTGTAG
- a CDS encoding CAL67264 family membrane protein codes for MSMNKNTVLAWATTIMIIVGLGLIALGAFRYDDVAGWGFASVGIGFFAIAWVFNALKGRV; via the coding sequence ATGTCAATGAATAAAAATACGGTTTTAGCTTGGGCTACCACAATAATGATTATAGTAGGATTAGGATTAATTGCTTTAGGAGCATTTAGATATGATGATGTCGCTGGTTGGGGGTTTGCCTCTGTAGGTATTGGCTTTTTTGCTATCGCATGGGTGTTTAATGCTTTAAAGGGTAGAGTGTAA
- the ettA gene encoding energy-dependent translational throttle protein EttA, translating into MSDDKKIIFSMSGVTKTFPSANTPVLKNIHLSFFYGAKIGILGLNGSGKSTLLKIIAGVDKNYQGDVVFSKDYSVGFLEQEPQLDETKTVMEVVREGAAETVAILDEYNKINDMFGLEEVYSDADKMEKLMGRQAELQDQIDASNAWELDTKLEIAMDALRTPEADKKIGVLSGGERRRVALCRLLLQEPDVLLLDEPTNHLDAESVHWLEHHLAQYKGTVIAVTHDRYFLDNVAGWILELDRGEGIPWKGNYSSWLDQKSKRMAQEGKTASKRQKTLERELEWVRQGAKGRQTKQKARLKNYDKLMSQDQKQLDEKLEIYIPNGPRLGTNVIEAIGVSKAYGDKLLYENLNFNLPQAGIVGVIGPNGAGKTTIFRMIMGEETPDKGEFIVGETAKIAYVDQSHSNIDPEKTIWQNFSDEQELIMMGNTQVNSRAYLSRFNFSGSEQNKAVKLLSGGERNRLHLAMTLKEEGNVLLLDEPTNDLDVNTLRALEEGLENFAGCAVVISHDRWFLDRICTHILAFEGNSEVYFFEGSFSDYEENKKKRLGGDLMPKRIKYKKLVR; encoded by the coding sequence ATGAGTGACGATAAAAAAATTATATTCTCAATGTCTGGGGTTACTAAGACATTCCCGAGTGCAAATACGCCGGTATTAAAAAATATACATTTAAGTTTTTTTTATGGAGCTAAAATAGGAATCCTTGGGTTAAATGGTTCTGGAAAATCTACTTTACTTAAGATTATCGCAGGTGTAGATAAAAATTACCAAGGCGATGTGGTATTCTCCAAAGATTATTCTGTAGGTTTTCTTGAGCAAGAACCGCAGCTTGATGAGACTAAAACTGTTATGGAAGTTGTACGAGAAGGTGCGGCAGAAACCGTTGCCATATTAGATGAGTATAACAAAATAAATGATATGTTTGGTTTAGAAGAGGTGTATTCTGATGCCGATAAGATGGAGAAGCTTATGGGCAGACAGGCCGAACTTCAAGATCAAATAGATGCTTCGAATGCTTGGGAGCTAGACACCAAATTAGAAATTGCTATGGATGCCTTGCGTACTCCAGAGGCCGATAAAAAAATCGGGGTATTATCAGGAGGAGAACGACGCCGTGTGGCATTGTGCCGTTTACTTTTACAGGAGCCCGATGTGTTACTGTTAGATGAGCCTACCAACCATCTTGATGCCGAGTCTGTGCATTGGTTAGAACATCACCTAGCACAATACAAAGGTACTGTAATTGCGGTAACGCACGATAGATATTTTTTAGATAATGTAGCCGGTTGGATTTTAGAATTAGATCGAGGAGAAGGTATCCCTTGGAAAGGAAATTATTCGTCTTGGTTAGATCAAAAATCGAAACGAATGGCACAAGAAGGAAAAACGGCTTCTAAGCGTCAAAAAACCTTAGAACGTGAGTTAGAGTGGGTGCGACAAGGGGCTAAGGGCCGTCAAACCAAACAGAAAGCACGTTTAAAGAATTATGACAAGCTTATGAGTCAAGACCAAAAGCAATTAGACGAAAAGCTTGAAATTTATATTCCAAACGGGCCACGCTTAGGTACAAATGTTATTGAAGCCATCGGTGTGAGTAAGGCTTATGGTGATAAATTATTATACGAGAATTTAAACTTTAATCTTCCTCAAGCTGGAATTGTGGGTGTTATTGGTCCTAATGGCGCTGGTAAAACCACTATTTTCCGAATGATAATGGGGGAAGAAACTCCAGATAAGGGAGAGTTTATTGTGGGTGAAACGGCTAAAATTGCTTATGTAGATCAGAGTCATTCAAATATCGATCCTGAAAAAACGATTTGGCAAAATTTTAGTGATGAGCAAGAATTAATCATGATGGGTAATACCCAAGTAAATTCTAGAGCTTATTTAAGTAGATTTAATTTTTCTGGTAGCGAGCAAAACAAAGCCGTAAAATTACTTTCTGGAGGAGAACGTAACCGATTGCATTTGGCTATGACACTAAAAGAAGAAGGCAACGTTTTACTCTTAGATGAGCCCACCAATGATCTTGATGTTAACACCTTAAGAGCGCTTGAAGAAGGTTTAGAAAACTTTGCTGGATGTGCTGTAGTAATAAGTCACGACCGTTGGTTTTTAGATAGGATATGTACACATATTTTAGCTTTTGAAGGCAATAGCGAAGTGTACTTCTTCGAAGGTAGCTTTAGTGATTATGAAGAAAATAAAAAGAAACGCTTAGGTGGCGATTTAATGCCAAAACGTATAAAGTATAAAAAACTAGTGCGATAA
- the lon gene encoding endopeptidase La, translated as MKKSNFISLDSLSLQEFDENSELIPLMTPEDEEQINNEELPETLPILSLRNTVLFPGVVIPISAGRDTSIRLINDANKGSKVIGVVAQKDETVENPTAKDIHETGTVARILRVLKMPDGNVTVIIQGKKRFKVAEVITEKPYMNATIRAVPETKPFLKDNDEFLAIIESIKDLALAIIKENPNIPSEASFAIKNIESSSFLVNFVSSNMNLSVQEKQSLLEMNNLKERALATLKFMSVELQKLELKNDIQSKVQMDMNQQQREYFLNQQMKTIQEELGGVNHDEELEEMKARALEKNWDDKVAEHFDREIGKLQRMNPQVAEYSIQRNYLELILDLPWNEFSEDKFDLKTAMKILDRDHFGLEDVKRRIIEYLAVLKLRKDMKSPILCLYGPPGVGKTSLGKSVAEALGREYVRISLGGLRDEAEIRGHRKTYIGAMPGRIIQSLKKAGTSNPVFVLDEIDKLSNSHQGDPSSAMLEVLDPEQNSEFYDNFLEMGYDLSKVMFIATSNSLSTIQPALRDRMEIINVTGYTIEEKVEIAKRHLLPKQIKEHGLTDKDIKIGKPQLEKIVEGYTRESGVRGLEKQLAKMVRFAAKSIAMEEEYNVKISNDDIIEILGGPKLLRDKYENNDIAGVVTGLAWTSVGGDILYIESILSRGKGTLTITGNLGKVMRESATIAMEYIKSNAEEFGIDPTVFEKYNVHIHVPEGATPKDGPSAGITMFTSLVSLFTQRKVKKNLAMTGEITLRGKVLPVGGIKEKILAAKRARIKEILLCEDNRRDIEEIKPEYLKGLTFHYVTDMSDVINLAITNQKVKNPKTL; from the coding sequence ATGAAGAAATCTAATTTTATATCACTTGACAGTTTGTCATTGCAGGAATTTGATGAGAATTCAGAATTAATTCCATTAATGACTCCTGAAGATGAAGAGCAAATAAATAATGAAGAGTTGCCAGAAACGCTTCCTATTCTATCTTTACGTAATACCGTGTTATTCCCAGGGGTAGTAATTCCTATTTCAGCTGGTCGTGACACGTCTATAAGGTTAATAAACGACGCAAATAAAGGTAGTAAAGTTATTGGAGTAGTCGCTCAAAAAGACGAAACAGTAGAGAATCCAACAGCAAAAGACATTCATGAAACGGGAACAGTAGCTAGAATACTACGTGTTTTAAAAATGCCTGACGGAAACGTAACGGTTATTATACAAGGAAAAAAGCGCTTTAAAGTAGCTGAGGTTATTACTGAGAAACCTTATATGAATGCTACGATAAGAGCAGTTCCAGAAACCAAACCATTTTTAAAGGATAACGATGAGTTTCTGGCCATTATAGAATCTATTAAAGATTTAGCACTTGCAATTATTAAGGAAAACCCTAATATTCCAAGTGAGGCTTCTTTTGCCATTAAAAATATTGAGAGCAGCTCGTTTTTAGTGAATTTTGTATCCTCCAACATGAATCTTTCGGTTCAAGAAAAGCAATCGCTTTTAGAAATGAACAACTTGAAAGAACGCGCTTTGGCAACGCTTAAATTTATGAGTGTTGAGTTACAAAAACTGGAGTTAAAAAATGATATCCAATCTAAAGTACAGATGGATATGAATCAGCAACAGCGTGAGTACTTTCTAAATCAGCAAATGAAAACCATTCAAGAAGAATTGGGTGGTGTAAATCATGACGAAGAGCTAGAGGAGATGAAGGCGCGAGCCTTAGAGAAAAATTGGGATGACAAGGTCGCAGAGCACTTTGATAGAGAGATTGGTAAGTTGCAGCGCATGAATCCTCAAGTCGCAGAATATTCTATTCAGCGTAATTATTTAGAGTTAATTTTAGATCTGCCCTGGAATGAATTTAGTGAGGACAAGTTCGATCTAAAAACGGCTATGAAAATACTTGACCGAGACCATTTTGGTTTAGAAGATGTAAAACGCAGAATTATAGAGTACTTAGCGGTGTTAAAGCTTCGTAAGGATATGAAATCGCCCATACTTTGTTTATATGGACCTCCTGGAGTTGGTAAAACCTCGTTGGGTAAATCTGTTGCAGAAGCCTTAGGGCGCGAATACGTTCGTATTTCGCTAGGTGGTTTAAGAGACGAGGCAGAAATTCGTGGACACCGTAAAACGTACATCGGTGCCATGCCAGGACGAATTATCCAAAGTTTAAAAAAGGCTGGAACCTCAAACCCAGTTTTTGTATTAGACGAAATAGATAAATTATCAAATTCGCATCAAGGTGATCCCTCATCGGCAATGTTAGAAGTTCTAGATCCTGAACAAAATAGTGAGTTTTACGATAACTTTTTAGAAATGGGCTACGACCTCTCTAAAGTGATGTTTATCGCGACATCTAATAGTTTATCGACCATTCAACCGGCATTGCGCGACCGTATGGAGATTATAAATGTAACCGGCTATACCATCGAGGAAAAGGTAGAAATTGCAAAACGTCATTTATTACCAAAACAAATAAAAGAACACGGTTTAACCGATAAAGATATTAAGATAGGGAAGCCTCAATTGGAAAAAATTGTAGAAGGTTACACCCGAGAATCTGGAGTTCGTGGTTTAGAGAAGCAGTTAGCAAAAATGGTGCGATTTGCTGCAAAAAGCATTGCTATGGAAGAGGAGTATAACGTTAAAATTTCTAACGATGATATTATTGAAATTTTAGGTGGGCCAAAATTGTTACGCGACAAATATGAAAATAACGACATTGCTGGAGTGGTAACGGGCTTAGCGTGGACTAGTGTTGGTGGTGATATTTTATACATTGAATCTATACTTTCTAGAGGAAAAGGAACACTTACCATTACTGGAAACCTTGGTAAAGTTATGAGAGAATCGGCAACTATTGCGATGGAATATATTAAATCTAACGCAGAAGAATTTGGTATCGATCCTACAGTTTTCGAAAAATACAATGTGCACATTCACGTGCCCGAAGGTGCCACACCTAAAGATGGACCAAGTGCTGGTATTACTATGTTTACTTCTTTGGTTTCATTATTTACACAGCGCAAAGTGAAGAAGAATTTAGCTATGACGGGCGAAATTACTTTACGAGGTAAAGTGTTGCCTGTAGGTGGAATTAAAGAAAAAATTCTAGCGGCAAAACGCGCAAGAATAAAAGAAATTTTACTTTGTGAGGACAACCGTAGAGACATTGAAGAGATTAAGCCAGAATACTTAAAAGGCTTAACATTTCACTATGTTACAGATATGAGTGATGTTATTAATTTAGCCATTACAAATCAAAAAGTAAAAAACCCTAAAACATTATAA
- the cmk gene encoding (d)CMP kinase: MNKITIAIDGFSSTGKSTVAKQIAKHLGYVYVDSGAMYRAITYFAMQNGIIGENYFKVEDLIAQLPNVNLHFEFNKQLGFAEVYLNGINIEKEIRTLEVSRFVSKVATVSQVREQLVKQQKKLGQNKGVVMDGRDIGTVVFPDAELKIFMVASAEKRATRRYKELLARGDKVSYEDVLKNVEERDFTDTNRKDSPLVKAHDAIEIDNSDLTLEEQFNRVLELVNTTLAENK, translated from the coding sequence ATGAATAAAATCACGATAGCGATAGATGGTTTTTCCTCAACAGGAAAGAGTACCGTAGCAAAACAAATTGCAAAACATTTGGGGTATGTTTATGTAGACTCTGGCGCCATGTATCGGGCAATTACCTATTTTGCTATGCAAAATGGTATTATTGGCGAAAACTATTTTAAAGTCGAAGATTTAATTGCGCAACTACCAAACGTTAATCTTCACTTTGAGTTTAATAAGCAGCTTGGATTTGCCGAGGTGTATTTAAACGGAATAAATATCGAAAAAGAGATACGCACTTTAGAGGTTTCTCGATTTGTGAGCAAAGTAGCCACGGTATCTCAGGTTCGTGAGCAATTGGTTAAGCAGCAAAAAAAATTAGGTCAAAACAAAGGTGTAGTTATGGATGGTCGGGATATAGGAACTGTTGTTTTCCCAGATGCCGAGCTCAAGATTTTTATGGTCGCTTCCGCGGAAAAAAGAGCAACCAGACGCTACAAAGAACTATTGGCTAGAGGCGATAAAGTAAGTTACGAAGATGTTTTAAAAAATGTTGAAGAAAGAGATTTTACCGACACTAATAGAAAAGATTCTCCTCTAGTGAAAGCACACGATGCTATAGAGATTGATAATTCGGACCTAACTTTAGAAGAACAATTTAATAGAGTTTTAGAATTGGTGAACACCACCTTAGCAGAAAATAAATAG
- the rpsA gene encoding 30S ribosomal protein S1, whose amino-acid sequence MADKAKQVEVEATDAPTVEAPVVSEAQANPEKFLKEFNWHNYEEGIDEVDDKQLEEFEKLVAENFVDTLDDEVVEGTVVHISDRDAIIDINAKSEGVISLNEFRYNPNLAVGDKVEVLIDVREDATGQLVLSHRKARVIKAWDRVNKAHETGEIVNGFVKCRTKGGMIVDVFGIEAFLPGSQIDVKPIRDYDQYVNKTMEFKVVKINHEFKNVVVSHKALIEADIEEQKKEIIGQLEKGQVLEGVVKNITSYGVFIDLGGVDGLVHITDLSWSRINHPNEIVELDQKLNVVILDFDENKSRIQLGLKQLSKHPWEALADTVQIGDKVKGKVVVIADYGAFIEVADGVEGLIHVSEMSWSTHLRSAQDFVSVGDEVEAQILTLDREDRKMSLGIKQLTPDPWTDITAKYPLGSKHTGVVRNFTNFGVFVELEEGIDGLIYISDLSWTKKIKHPSEFCAVGDKLDVVVLELDVEGRKLSLGHKQTTENPWDKYETEFAVNTVHKAAITDMVDKGATIEFNEDIVAFVPSRHLEKEDGSKLNKGEEAEFKIIEFNKEFKRVVASHTAIFREEEIKNVKAAAKKAASAAAEAKPTLGDANDALQALKDKMDGKK is encoded by the coding sequence ATGGCTGACAAAGCAAAACAAGTAGAGGTTGAAGCAACAGACGCTCCAACAGTTGAAGCTCCAGTAGTATCTGAAGCGCAAGCAAACCCTGAAAAATTTTTAAAAGAGTTTAACTGGCACAATTACGAAGAAGGAATTGATGAGGTTGACGACAAACAATTAGAGGAGTTTGAAAAATTAGTAGCAGAGAATTTTGTGGACACTTTAGACGACGAAGTTGTAGAAGGTACTGTAGTTCACATTTCTGATCGCGATGCAATTATCGATATTAATGCAAAATCTGAGGGTGTAATTTCTTTAAACGAATTTCGTTACAACCCAAATTTAGCAGTTGGCGATAAAGTAGAAGTATTAATTGATGTGCGTGAAGACGCTACAGGTCAATTAGTGTTATCTCACAGAAAAGCACGCGTTATCAAAGCATGGGATCGTGTAAATAAGGCACACGAAACTGGCGAAATCGTTAATGGTTTTGTGAAGTGTAGAACAAAAGGAGGTATGATTGTAGATGTTTTTGGCATCGAAGCATTCTTACCAGGTTCTCAAATCGATGTGAAACCAATTAGAGATTACGACCAGTACGTTAATAAAACTATGGAGTTTAAAGTGGTTAAAATTAATCACGAATTTAAAAACGTAGTGGTGTCTCATAAAGCTTTAATTGAAGCTGATATTGAAGAACAAAAGAAAGAAATAATTGGTCAATTAGAAAAAGGTCAAGTACTAGAAGGTGTGGTTAAAAACATTACGTCTTACGGTGTATTTATTGATCTTGGTGGCGTTGATGGTTTAGTTCATATCACAGATTTATCTTGGTCTAGAATTAATCATCCAAACGAAATCGTAGAATTAGACCAAAAATTAAATGTGGTAATTCTTGATTTTGACGAGAACAAATCTAGAATCCAATTAGGTTTAAAACAATTAAGCAAACACCCTTGGGAAGCTTTAGCCGATACTGTACAAATTGGTGATAAAGTAAAAGGTAAAGTGGTTGTAATTGCAGATTACGGTGCGTTTATTGAAGTGGCTGATGGTGTTGAAGGTTTAATTCACGTGTCTGAAATGTCTTGGTCTACGCATTTACGTTCTGCTCAAGATTTCGTTTCTGTAGGAGACGAAGTAGAAGCACAAATTCTAACGTTAGATAGAGAAGATCGTAAAATGTCTCTTGGTATTAAGCAATTAACTCCAGATCCATGGACTGATATTACTGCGAAATACCCATTAGGTTCTAAGCATACCGGTGTTGTACGTAACTTTACAAACTTTGGTGTTTTTGTTGAATTAGAAGAAGGAATTGACGGGTTAATTTATATCTCTGATTTATCTTGGACTAAGAAAATCAAGCATCCATCTGAGTTCTGTGCTGTTGGTGATAAGTTAGATGTGGTGGTATTAGAGTTGGATGTTGAAGGCCGTAAACTAAGCTTAGGTCATAAACAAACTACTGAAAATCCTTGGGATAAGTACGAAACAGAATTTGCCGTAAATACAGTTCATAAAGCTGCTATTACAGATATGGTAGATAAAGGTGCTACTATCGAATTTAATGAAGATATTGTGGCGTTTGTACCTTCTCGTCATCTTGAGAAAGAAGATGGTTCTAAACTTAATAAAGGTGAAGAAGCAGAATTTAAAATCATTGAATTTAACAAGGAGTTTAAACGTGTTGTAGCCTCTCATACTGCTATTTTTAGAGAAGAAGAGATTAAAAACGTAAAAGCTGCTGCTAAAAAAGCTGCTAGTGCTGCTGCAGAAGCAAAACCTACTTTAGGTGATGCTAATGATGCTTTACAAGCGCTTAAAGATAAAATGGACGGAAAGAAATAA